A region of Nostoc sp. 'Peltigera membranacea cyanobiont' N6 DNA encodes the following proteins:
- a CDS encoding DUF3110 domain-containing protein yields the protein MITPMRVFVLIFNARTENEGIHTIREGKRNKILMFESEDDATRFALMLEAQDFPAPTPEPMDAEEIKEFCESAGYEWEIIPENSNLVVTPPELNVEQTDWQADAQKEDTVEDTFPLNQQPLEESELSNSELEKMRRKLEGLL from the coding sequence ATGATTACACCAATGCGTGTTTTTGTGTTGATTTTTAATGCTCGAACGGAAAATGAGGGGATTCACACGATTCGGGAGGGCAAACGCAATAAAATTCTGATGTTCGAGTCAGAAGACGACGCGACGCGCTTTGCCCTGATGCTGGAAGCTCAGGATTTTCCCGCACCGACACCAGAGCCAATGGATGCTGAGGAAATCAAGGAATTTTGCGAAAGTGCTGGATATGAATGGGAAATAATCCCAGAAAACAGCAATTTAGTCGTCACTCCCCCAGAACTGAACGTGGAACAAACTGACTGGCAAGCGGATGCCCAGAAGGAGGATACTGTTGAAGACACCTTCCCTCTCAATCAACAGCCACTAGAAGAATCAGAATTATCTAATTCTGAATTAGAGAAGATGCGTCGCAAATTGGAAGGATTGCTGTAA
- the murQ gene encoding N-acetylmuramic acid 6-phosphate etherase: protein MTNLQERGHLLTEMVNSNSLNLDQLNSLELVELFNSEDQKAVAAVAAAKVQLAEAIDTTAERLRHGGRLFYIGAGTSGRLGVLDAAECPPTFCTPPELVQGIIAGGAGALVRSSEDLEDSIEDGEAAIAGRHITQLDVVVGITAGGTTPYVHGALHAARQRGASTIFIACVPAEQVSFDADIDIRLLTGPEIIAGSTRLKAGTATKLALNILSTGVMVKLGKVYGNRMVDVAVTNQKLRDRALRILQDLTGLSREAAGFLLERSGKWVKLALLMHWTGLEKDQGHRLLSEHQSNLRAAVMSYQNHNQS from the coding sequence ATGACAAACTTGCAAGAACGCGGGCATCTTTTAACCGAGATGGTAAATTCTAACAGTCTTAACTTAGACCAGCTTAATTCTCTGGAATTAGTAGAACTGTTTAATAGCGAAGACCAAAAAGCAGTCGCAGCTGTTGCGGCGGCGAAAGTTCAGTTGGCTGAAGCAATTGATACCACCGCCGAGCGTTTGCGCCACGGGGGACGCTTATTTTATATCGGTGCAGGCACAAGTGGTCGGTTAGGGGTATTAGATGCTGCTGAATGTCCACCTACTTTTTGTACGCCCCCAGAGTTAGTACAGGGGATTATTGCTGGTGGTGCGGGTGCGCTGGTACGCAGTTCGGAAGATTTAGAAGATAGCATTGAAGATGGCGAGGCTGCGATCGCTGGGCGACACATTACCCAGCTAGATGTTGTCGTCGGCATTACTGCTGGTGGTACAACGCCTTATGTCCACGGTGCCCTTCACGCTGCTCGTCAACGGGGAGCCAGTACTATTTTTATCGCCTGTGTTCCGGCTGAACAAGTTAGCTTTGATGCCGATATTGACATTCGCTTATTGACAGGGCCAGAAATCATCGCCGGCTCAACTCGCCTGAAAGCTGGTACAGCCACTAAGTTAGCGTTAAATATCCTTTCCACTGGAGTAATGGTTAAACTAGGTAAGGTTTACGGCAATCGGATGGTGGATGTGGCAGTAACAAATCAAAAGTTACGCGATCGCGCTTTGCGAATTTTGCAAGACCTCACAGGTTTAAGTCGAGAAGCTGCTGGTTTTTTATTAGAACGCAGTGGGAAATGGGTTAAGCTAGCGCTATTGATGCACTGGACTGGTTTGGAAAAAGACCAGGGCCATCGGCTTCTTTCAGAACACCAAAGTAATCTTAGAGCAGCTGTTATGAGCTATCAAAACCACAATCAATCTTAA